The nucleotide sequence ATTGAAGGACGGGGCGCATCTTTGCGCACCGTCACGCTAGAAAACCACGCCAGGCTCCCCCACGGCTTCGACGTCCGCTTCGCCATCTATCGCACGATTGCAACCATCGACCTAGTGGCGATGAGACAGTGGTCGAGAGCCTCAGGGACCTATAAGATACATGCCGATTGTGGTATACTTTAGGCCAGTTAGCGGGCCGTGGTTGAGACTTCTCCCTACCCGCGAACCTACCTCGCACAGCCTGACCTGCCCTGGTTTGTCATTGCTCCCCGGTAGATTGAAACCAACACTAAATGGCTACCGTCGTGTGGCTGGAGACTGCCGCATGACAAGTTCAACCGAATCAGGATCAACACAAGGGGTACGGGCCGTGGCGCTTAAGAAATCGGATCTCTACAGCTCGCTCTGGAAAAGCTGCGACGAGCTGCGCGGAGGCATGGATGCATCTCAGTACAAGGACTACATCCTGACGATGCTTTTTATGAAGTATGTGTCCGACAAAGCGAAGACTGACTCCAACTCCCTGATTGAAGTGCCGGCTGGTGGCTCGTTTGACGACATGGTAGCGCTGAAGGGCAACAAGGAGATCGGCGACAAGGTCAACAAGATCATCGCCAAACTCGCAGAGGCCAACGGGCTTCAACTTGTCATCACAATGGCAGACTTCGATGACGAGGAAAAGCTCGGAAAAGCCAAAGAGATGGTGGACCGTCTCTCCAAGCTCATAACAATTTTCCAGGAGCTTGATTTCCGCGGTTCACGCGCCGAGGGTGACGACCTGCTCGGCGACGCATACGAATACCTCATGCGCCACTTCGCTACCGAGTCCGGTAAGTCCAAAGGCCAGTTCTACACCCCTGCCGAAGTCTCACGAGTTATTGCCAAGTTGATCGGCGTAACGCCGGACACCCCACGCTCGGCAACGGTGTATGACCCGACTTGTGGCTCAGGTTCGTTGCTGCTCAAGGTGGCAGCCGAATCACGTAATGGGCTCACTATCTACGGCCAGGAGAAGGACAACGCCACATGGGCGCTGTCCAAGATGAACATGATCCTGCACGGCAACGAGATCGCTGACATCCGCAAAGGGGATACGATCACCAACCCGCAGTTCAAATCGGATGACAGCCTAAACACTTTCGATTTCATCGTAGCTAACCCTCCGTTCTCCATCAAATCTTGGAACAACGGCTTAGAGAACGAATTCGGGCGCTTCGAATTTGGTACGCCACCTGAAAAGAATGGCGACTACGCGTTTCTGCTCCACATTCTGAAGTCGATGAAGAGCACTGGCAAAGCCGCTGTCATCCTTCCCCACGGCGTACTGTTCCGCGGCAACGCCGAAGCAGCCATCCGCAAGCAACTCCTTAAGCGTGGCTTCATCAAGGGCATTATCGGCCTACCTTCCAACCTGTTCTATGGCACCGGCATCCCGGCCTGCATCATCGTGCTCGACAAGGAAAACGCCCATAGCCGGACTGGCGTCTTCATGATCGACGCGTCCAAAGGTTTCCTGAAGGACGGCAACAAGAACCGCCTCCGCTCCCAGGACATGCACAAGATCGTCGATGTCTTCACCAAGCAGCAGGAAGTCGAGCACTATTCGCGTTTGGTGCCGCTATCTGAGATTGGCGACGACGCCAATGACTTCAACCTCAACATCCCGCGCTACATCGATTCCTCGGAACCTGAAGACATCCAGGACCTTTATGCTCATTTGCATGGCGGCATCCCGAAACGCGACATCGATGCCCTGAGCGCCAGCTGGGATGCGTTCCCGTCACTGCGACAGCAGCTATTCAAGAACACTGGACGCGAAGGATATAGCGAACTAACTGTCGACATCTCGGACGTACAGCAGACCATTCTGGATTCCGACGAATTTGCCCAATTCTCCGACAAAGCTCGCGCTGAGGTTGCCACGTGGTATGCGACTCACCGCGCGGCACTTGAATCGATCGACGAGAATACAAGACCCAACGATGTTGTCGCCGAACTGAGCGACGACTTGCTCGCTCGTTTCAAGAGCACGGCACTCTTGGATGAATATGCCGTCTATGAGCAACTCATGACGTACTGGCACACCACAATGCATGACGACGTCTTCCTGGTCATGAACGAGGGGTGGCTGAATGCGGCCAAGCCACGCAAGACCATCGAAGACAAAGACCGGAAAATTACCGAAACACCGGACCTTGTGGTCGGAGCGGGCCGGTCGGCGTTCAAATATAAGATGGACCTGATCCCGCCGGCTTTGATCGTGAACCGTTACTTCGCGAAGGAACGGGGCTATATTGACCAGCTGACTGCAATCGAGGACGAAGCAGCTCGCAAGATCGAGGAGTACACCGAAGAGCACGCAGGCGAAGATGGACTCCTTGCCGATGCCATGGACGATGGCAAGATTAGCAAGGCCCTAGCCACCGCACGGCTCAAAGAATCCAGACGTGAACACGGCAACCCGGAAGAAATCAAAGCCCTCGAACATCTGATCAAGCTCTATGAAAGTGAAGTGGCGGCTAGGAAGCTCGCCAAGGACGCTCAATTCAAACTGGACAGTGCTGTCCTTACCACTTATGGCAAACTCACCGAACAGGATGTGAAGCAGCTCGTTCTTGACAACAAGTGGCAGGAATCCATCGCCAGCGGCATCGCCGGTGAAATCACGAAGCTGACCCACCATCTTGTGACCCGAATCAAGGAACTCGGCGAACGGTACGACGAAACGATTGGCGATCTCGAATCCGAGCTTGATGAGCTAAGCACCAAGGTCGCGAAGCACCTGGCTGAGATGGGGGTCAACTGACAATGGGCACGTTGACCTGGCAAAGCACTAAGCTGTCCGATCTGGCGACGTCCGTCTCCTCGGGAACAACCACGCAGCGGAAGACAGACGCGCGGTTTACGCTTTATGGCTCAACCGGACCCATTGGCTTGACTGATAGGGCCGAGTTTGATGGCCCCTCGATCCTGGTAGCCCGAGTGGGAGCAAATGCTGGCACCGTTTATCAGGTGGACGGTCGCTACGGGGTTTCAGATAACACCCTGGTCGTGAGACTCGCACCGAATCATGACGTGAACTTCTACACGGAAGTGCTCCGCGGAATGAACCTAAACACTATGGTCTACGGATCTGGGCAGCCTCTCGTGACTGGTTCTATGATAAAAGCCCTCCACGTGCCGGCGATCTCAACAGCGGAACAAAGGCGCATTTCTGGGGTCCTTCGTGTCGCTGATACATTCATCAGTTCTCTAGAAGGCTTGATCGCCAAAAAGCAGGCAATCAAGCAAGGCATGATGCAGCAACTGCTCACCGGCAAGACCCGGCTGCCGGGCTTCACCGAGCCATGGACGAAGCAGCACCTTGGATCTGTCGGTTCTTTCCTAAAGGGCCGTGGAGTCAAACGCGATGATGTGCGCTCGTCTGGCATTCCATGTCTTCGGTACGGCGAACTCTATACAGCATTCAATGACTACACGTCATTTACAAATTCGTTCGTATCGCCGGACATTGCAGCCACCGCGCTACCCCTGAGGACCGGCGATCTTCTGTTTGCTGGATCCGGCGAGACCCGCGAAGAGATCGGGAAATGCGTGGCGTACATCGGACCCACCCCAGCAGTCGCGGGTGGCGATATTGTGGTGCTTCGCGGTGATGGATTCAACCCTGTCTATCTTGGCCTACTCGCCAATACTTCAGTCGTCGTCGAACAGAAATCCCGCGCTGGCCAAGGAGACGCCGTTGTCCACATCAGCAGTCGGGCACTCGCTGACATAGAGGTGGACCTTCCGCCTCGCGATGAGCAGGATGCAATCGCAGAGGTTGTCGTCGATGCCGATCGTGAAATCAGTTTGATTCGTGGCCGTTTAGCGAAAGCTAAGTCGATTAAGCAAGGAATGATGCAAGAACTCCTGACTGGTCGCACCCGGTTACGGATTATGGAGCCATCCGCGTGAGTGTCGGCAAATCGGTTCGACTCTTTCTGGCAGATGGGACGCCAGGCGGTCTTCTGGCAGCTGAAATCATGAACTGGACTGGTCACGTTGCTGCTGCCCCACGATCCGACCTCGGCGCCCTGCTGAAGCGCCCCGAAGCGTCACGAACGGGTATCTACATCCTTCTCGGAGACGATCCGGACATCATGGGTGGATCGCTTGCATATGTCGGCGAAGGCGATGATGTAGGCAAGCGTCTATATCATCACTCACGGAATGAGGATCAGGGCGGAAAAGACTTCTGGGATCGGGCAATCGTTCTCACGAGTAAGGATTCAAACCTAACCAAAGCACACGCCCGCTATTTGGAGTCTCGGTTCATCTCATTGGCGCAGGAGGCCAACCGTTCGCGGCTCACCAACGGCACAGCACCCCCTCTCCTACCACTTCCAGAGTCCGATGTATCGGACATGGAGTATTTCGTAGCACAGGCCAAAATCGTCTTGCCCGTACTAGGCGTCAACATCTTTCGAACGACGACACTCAGACAGCCGGCAGACCCGACGGACGTAGCGGCTCCGGCCGATCCTTCCATCTCGCCGATTTTCGAGATGTTCGTCAAGAAGTACAGCATCAGAGCAACGGCGCAAGAAGTGGATGGCGAGTTCACGGTAAAGAAGGGTTCAATGGCCCGTCTTTCCCTCACCGAGAACTCAAGCAACTATGAGTTACTCCACGACGAGCTCCTCAATAGCGGACAGCTTGTTCAGGACAGCGAAGACTCAGCTATCTTCACCCAGGATATCGTCTTCCGTAGCCCATCGGCTGCCGCAGCAATCGTGGCGGGCAGGGCAGCAAACGGCCGAGTTGAATGGCGTATTCCGGGCGCTGGCGTAAACTTCGGAAGCTGGCAGAATCAGGATGTTGAAAGTAATTTTGGGGGAAATGAATCATGAGCACAGTTGGACAGATTGAACGTAGGACACAAGACCGCGTTGTCGACCTGTTCCAAAATGAACTTGGATACGAGTACCTGGGAAACTGGGAGTATCGCGAAAGCAATTCGCACATCGAAGTCAGCCTGCTTGAGCAGAATCTGCAGGCCCGCGGGTACGACACCAATCTGATCAACAAAGCCGTTGAGCAGTTCAAAAGGAGCGCGTCTCTCGGCGGCGGCCGCAATCTGTACGAAGCTAATCACGAGGTCTACAACCTTCTCCGTTATGGCGTGAAGGTTAAGCCCGGTATCGGCGAACAGACTGAAACCGTCTGGCTTGTGGATTGGCACAACGCTGAAGCCAACCACTTCGTTGTCGCCGAAGAAGTCTCGATCAAGGGTGAGCACAACAAGCGACCGGATGTCGTTCTCTACGTCAATGGTCTGGCGCTTGGTGTCATCGAACTCAAACGCTCAAAGGTCGCCGTCTCCGAAGGCATCCGGCAGAACATCGGCAACCAGAAGAAGGACTTCATCCGTCCGTTCTTTAGCACGGTGCAGCTGGTCATGGCCGGCAACGACGTTGAGGGTCTGCGCTACGGCGTCATCGATACGGCTGAGAAGTACTGGCTCG is from Paenarthrobacter nicotinovorans and encodes:
- a CDS encoding type I restriction-modification system subunit M, yielding MTSSTESGSTQGVRAVALKKSDLYSSLWKSCDELRGGMDASQYKDYILTMLFMKYVSDKAKTDSNSLIEVPAGGSFDDMVALKGNKEIGDKVNKIIAKLAEANGLQLVITMADFDDEEKLGKAKEMVDRLSKLITIFQELDFRGSRAEGDDLLGDAYEYLMRHFATESGKSKGQFYTPAEVSRVIAKLIGVTPDTPRSATVYDPTCGSGSLLLKVAAESRNGLTIYGQEKDNATWALSKMNMILHGNEIADIRKGDTITNPQFKSDDSLNTFDFIVANPPFSIKSWNNGLENEFGRFEFGTPPEKNGDYAFLLHILKSMKSTGKAAVILPHGVLFRGNAEAAIRKQLLKRGFIKGIIGLPSNLFYGTGIPACIIVLDKENAHSRTGVFMIDASKGFLKDGNKNRLRSQDMHKIVDVFTKQQEVEHYSRLVPLSEIGDDANDFNLNIPRYIDSSEPEDIQDLYAHLHGGIPKRDIDALSASWDAFPSLRQQLFKNTGREGYSELTVDISDVQQTILDSDEFAQFSDKARAEVATWYATHRAALESIDENTRPNDVVAELSDDLLARFKSTALLDEYAVYEQLMTYWHTTMHDDVFLVMNEGWLNAAKPRKTIEDKDRKITETPDLVVGAGRSAFKYKMDLIPPALIVNRYFAKERGYIDQLTAIEDEAARKIEEYTEEHAGEDGLLADAMDDGKISKALATARLKESRREHGNPEEIKALEHLIKLYESEVAARKLAKDAQFKLDSAVLTTYGKLTEQDVKQLVLDNKWQESIASGIAGEITKLTHHLVTRIKELGERYDETIGDLESELDELSTKVAKHLAEMGVN
- a CDS encoding restriction endonuclease subunit S, yielding MGTLTWQSTKLSDLATSVSSGTTTQRKTDARFTLYGSTGPIGLTDRAEFDGPSILVARVGANAGTVYQVDGRYGVSDNTLVVRLAPNHDVNFYTEVLRGMNLNTMVYGSGQPLVTGSMIKALHVPAISTAEQRRISGVLRVADTFISSLEGLIAKKQAIKQGMMQQLLTGKTRLPGFTEPWTKQHLGSVGSFLKGRGVKRDDVRSSGIPCLRYGELYTAFNDYTSFTNSFVSPDIAATALPLRTGDLLFAGSGETREEIGKCVAYIGPTPAVAGGDIVVLRGDGFNPVYLGLLANTSVVVEQKSRAGQGDAVVHISSRALADIEVDLPPRDEQDAIAEVVVDADREISLIRGRLAKAKSIKQGMMQELLTGRTRLRIMEPSA
- a CDS encoding GIY-YIG nuclease family protein, with the protein product MSVGKSVRLFLADGTPGGLLAAEIMNWTGHVAAAPRSDLGALLKRPEASRTGIYILLGDDPDIMGGSLAYVGEGDDVGKRLYHHSRNEDQGGKDFWDRAIVLTSKDSNLTKAHARYLESRFISLAQEANRSRLTNGTAPPLLPLPESDVSDMEYFVAQAKIVLPVLGVNIFRTTTLRQPADPTDVAAPADPSISPIFEMFVKKYSIRATAQEVDGEFTVKKGSMARLSLTENSSNYELLHDELLNSGQLVQDSEDSAIFTQDIVFRSPSAAAAIVAGRAANGRVEWRIPGAGVNFGSWQNQDVESNFGGNES